The following DNA comes from Brassica oleracea var. oleracea cultivar TO1000 chromosome C5, BOL, whole genome shotgun sequence.
GGATTGAACAACTGGTTTTTATTTAATTAGAGTAGAATTAGTTTAGAATTTTTTAATTCCCCAGCACTGTTCCGATAATCGGAGATAAAACTCACCGTTTTCCTAGCATGATTTGAAATTATGATATTAGATGATTACTTAGCATTGTTTAGGACTAAGTTCTTTAACTCAATCGATCAAAAACATAATAATTATAAATATATGTAGACAACCATGAATGATTCAATACATTAACTCTTTATATAGGCCAAAAATAGAAATTTTGTCGAAAATAAAAAAAAAATTTGATATCAGGGTTCGAACCCTAGACAAGAGCATATGCGAAGGCTACTCTACCGGTAGACTAAAGACACACATTGCAAATACATGCCAAACACTAAACATATCTATGAACCGCTCGGGAAGATTTAATTGCTTCTTCTTCCTTTTTAACGAGGAAAACTCGACCCTTCCTCTTCTATATTTCAACTGCCTTCCAATCCAATCTCCTCGCCATGGCTGATCAAAATCTTTCTTCTTCTGTTCGAACTAGGATTCGGAGGTTTAGCGAGATTGATAACGCATATGGAGAACACTTCCAATTCCGATCGCGAGTCCCGTTCAAGTCGTTTGATGATCGTCTACACGAAAGTCGATTGATATTCTCCGGAACCGTTCCGCCAATCGGGGGTTACTCTCGGCGTCATCACAGCCACGAAGCCACTATCGGGTATCACTCTCTTTGTCTCCGAGGTTTTGTGGTTCAAGATTCTCTAGATCCTAGGAATCGTCTGTTAGAGGATGTGTTTAGGGTTATTGATAACATAGGGTGGTGTTACACGGTGTTGCATGTGAATCTGTTCTGTCCTAGAGTTGTGAGAGAGTTCATCTCTAACAAACCATTCAACGAGGATGGAGCTCTTATTCGGGGATTTGTGTACCGTTTCTCCCCTTCGGTGATCAACCAATTGATGATGACACCGACTGTCGAACACTCCTTTCAGTGGAAAGACGTTGTGCTGAAGCAGGCAATCACGCACCTCACCGGGGGTCAAGGCTCTGGATGGACGGGATTCAATCTCAATGCTCTGCTCAATCCCTTCAAAGTTCTATACTGTGTGTGTGAGCGTAATTGGCTTCCAGGTCCGGATTCTGATTTGATGATCAAAAAGCGTCTCCGCCTCCTGTATGCTGTTGCCAAACGCAAAAAAATTGACTTTGGTCAGCTTGTGTATGAACAAGTGATCGACATGACCCGCACAACAGACTTGGACACAAGCTTGATATTTCCAAATCTTATTTATCAGCTCTTGGTGCTTCAAAAAGAAGTCCCTCTGTTACCGGGAGATAAAGAGCCTATTGGAAGAGGTCTCCCCATCTATGACTCAGGAAGTGACGGAAGTGGTCCAAGGGGACGTAGAAGGCTATGTTAGTGTAATAGTCAAGTGTTTTTTTTGTAAAGTCCATCGTTCTCTCATGAATGTAGCTAACGTATGATCTTTTTGATAAGTAACTTGTGTCTGAATCCTCTTCCGAATGTTGTAATCACAATGATAGTTATGTTTTTGCTATGATGTCATTGTCTAAATGAGAAAGTTGTTTGGTATGAGATTATCCTTTCAGTTGTTTCTATTATTACTCTTTTCGTTCCACCATTGTTGAGATGATCTTATTGTTGTAAGAAAGACAAACATATTTATAACCATAAGAAGTTTCTGACGAATCATTTTGGTCTACATAAATAACTCAGAACTAGATTCTTGGCTTTGTTGTAAAGAAGCAGTACGAAGAGGTGCATATTCTTGGCTTTGTTCGATTCTATACATTATGTGTTTGCTTTCAAATCCCGAGACAAAACTCTACACAGCCAAAGCAGTTGTACTTGGACATAAATGATGCGTCTATAAAAAAGGAGCAACATATAAACCCTCAATGCGAGGAATAAGAAGAAGTCATGGCTGAGAATTTTTTTAAAAAAAATTGTACAGTGGAATCATAAGAAAACTATCAAAATCTACTTAATTTACATGATTCCTAATTGATATGGAATCATAAGAAAATCATATATTTTCAGGAAATCACCACGGGAAAAGGAATGTTAGATATTTTATTGATCTAATGTTCACAATTTTGACCATATCATGGTACTTCTTTTATTGTATACACCGCAGTTTATATATGTTCTTCAAATGACTTGATATATTCTTAAATTATTTATGATTACTTAAGCTATTCTTTTTGTTTTTAAACAATCCAATAAACTTGATTTTTTAGAGTTTTGAAAAATACAATTCTTTCATTCCAAACAATAGCATTCTTAATTATCTGCACTTTTCATTTTTTGGATAGTTAAAACTACATCAAGTCTAGCCATTTTTTTTATAATGCTATGAAGACTTTGTTTTCCCTTTATTTAAAAATTTGCTTTCATTTTTTTTTATTTTATATCATGTAAACAATAATTAGTATTTCTATGGTATCAATTTAGTTTAATATGTGATTCCATATATTACAATTTTGGATCCTTTCATGTACGGTCCCTATATTTAATTTCGAATAACATAATTAGAACCATATTTCATATTTGATTGAAGGGAAACTTCAAAAAAAAAAATTTATACCATTGGATTGGAATGATTCAACGGTTGATTACCTCATCAGATAGGTTTGTTAATTAGCTAGGATTGCATGTTCTAATTATCGTTTTTATCCTTATTCTAAAGATCTAGATTTGGTTAACTTTTACAGCTACCAACTCTGATGGAAGCAAAGAAGCAGTCAACACAGCTCAACCAGCCACAACAACCGCCACAACAATTAGTGGTCAGCACATCTCAGCCAGCCACATCAATAAGCACTCAAGGAAGCTCAACCTCAGGATTAACTAATGTATACAAGCTAAGCAAAGCCGAGCTCAAACGCTACCAATTGACCCGCATTGAGGAACCAGAAGAACACATCGACCCAGACTACTTGCATTATTTGAGAGCAATAGGTGCGTACGACTCATTTCAGCAGCAGACAGAACGAGGAAAGGGCCGTGGTCATAAGAGTCGACGCTAACACATCTACCTAATATTCCTAATGCTGTGATATTTGTATCACCACTGCTTCGCTAATCTTTTATTTGCTTCAGTATGCTATATTTGCTTGGTATGTATAATTTGATTCTCTATGTTTGATTTGCTTCAGCACAATATTTTCTTTGCTTGGTATGTTATATTTGCACAGTATGCTATATTTGTTTGGTATGTTTTGATTCACTAATGTTGATGCAGCAATCCAATAAGATACATATAAAAAAATTATCTATAAAACTTTACATCCTAGCACAAGAAACATTTGTTATATACTTATATCATACGGAGCTACATTGACATCACACTGAGTGGGAGTGTCATACAAACCCATTGAGGCATCTCCTGAACAATACATAACTATGATCAATTTATAACTAAACTATAATACTGAGTGGAACCATATGTTAACTTATAGCTTATAATCGAAAATTAACTATCAAGAGCAATTATCAATAAACAACTGATCTATCTCAGCTATCCTCCAACAATCAATTACTTGCCAAGCACACAATGACAACAAACACAATCACTTCAATTACAACACAAGAAAAAAATATAAACGCACCATGAACGACCTATAATATTTCAAGATTTATAACTATATCGTATCTCACCGAGTAATGTATTCTACTTCGGATATAATAAGTGCAACCATAAATATTTTCGCATTTTTTCTACCCAAAAATAGTTTCCCATCTATGTGAAACGTATAAAAAATTGGAACATCCATTCTAAACTTGATTACTCCTAGCATAAAATAATAATTATATATTTTAAATCAAACACACAATTGAAATAGCCCATTTATTTGACCAACCGAATTCGAATAATTTACAATCAAATGAGAAGGACCTACACGGAGTTTTTTCCCAGCTAAACCAGGTATGTACATTTTTATATAAATAACATAACTATTGTATTTGCTTAAATTTATGCTTACTAATTTATTCTTAACCAATTTCAGGCTATTTCTTTCTGATAAACCTCAGCACAACTTCTGATCTACAAAAGACTTAATCTGTTTCTTACATTATTTATTATGTTTACTTAGCTACTCTTTTAGCTTTAAAACAATTGCGTAAACTCGATATTCACCAATTTTCAAACATTTTGGAAAAAAAATTCTTCCATTCCAACCAAAAAAACATAGAAACATATAATCAAAAATTGACTATCAACCCACTTTTCCGCGCGGAGACATGACCTAGTAAACTGTAATAATTCAATCTATACACCAATCCAAACCAAAAGAATCATCAAAGTAGTCCTTTTTTTACTTCTGTATAAAAATGACCCAAAGAATAAAAGTTAGCAACAACAACACTTGTGTGGACGGTCGCTATGAAGAATGGTTGCAACAGGCAAGGACAAAGTTGTCCATGAAATGGTTGAGCTCAGCTGTATAAAGCTGTGGGTTACTCCTGAAATGGTCTACATGAGGTGAAGATATGAAGTTGCAGGCACGGACCTCGTGTCCTGCTTTCCTCTGTTCTACAATGAATGACTCAACTTGCCCCGCGGGTATAACTCTATCCGCAGAGCTGTAAATGTACAACTGTGGACATCTTGGTTGTGATGATGATAAAGTCTCTAGAACATCAGCTAGTCTCCTGTAACAGCACGAGTTTGTTTGGTTAGTGTGAAACATTGCATTTGCGTGATGAAAGGCGCCTTTTTGTGTGTGAGAGAGCTTTTACCTGTTTACTTTGGGAAGATTAAGAATCACCGCGAAGAACTTCTCCAGAATCATAAGCAAAGCTGTTTCTGTTGCAGCGGGTTTAGGCTCGGAGAAGTTTATACGTGCTCCCATGTTTGACTCAAATGACGAGCTTCCGGATCCTTTAGTGGCTACACTGTTTTTCTTCAAGAATGCGGCGGAGAAACCTGATGCCCATACCTGCGTTTACAAGCCAAATTAGTATCCATAAAGCTCAACTGAACAGTGCAGAGATGTATGACAGGAATAGCACCCAAACAAAACATCATTTAACAAATCAGAACCATAAGCCTCACAAGTTAAGTCTCATTTTACGGCTATATGACCATATAAAACAAGCTATGAATTCAAGAACCATCGCTTACAGTAGGATCAGCAGCAGCAACAGGAGCTGAGTCCACTATGCAACCTTTAACCCTTCCCATCAATGAAGAATCTTGCTTCTGAAACTTTTCCAAAATGGCTCCATATGTTAACCATCCGGTGTTGCTGAAGGTATGAAAGACGAGATTCTTATGTTGCTCTTCATCCAACCAATCAGCCAAATGATTAACCAGCGACTCGATGTTCTTCTCTGCTTTTCCTCCAACTTGGTAGCTCATAATCTCATTCATGGGGAGAGTAAACGTGATCACATGGTAACCCCTTGAAGTATACCATTCCGCATATTTCTTCATATGCTTCTGCTTCGATCCAAGCCATCCCAGCAAAACCACAACGGTCCTATTCTTCTCCAATGCACATCTCGAGGAGCCAGAGAGATCAACTGCACCAGTCTCGGGCAAATGCCATTTGTAAGAAACATCAGGAACAACAAGAGAGGCCCCAGTTGTGAATGCTGCTGGTTTTGATGCCTTAGCCAACTCCGCAGACTGATAAGCGCTACGAAGAGCGGGCAACGAAGTAACAGAAGGAGCGAGATTACAGCTGGGGTTAGGAGCTAGGTGATTAACGTTTGGTACAATGAGACGAATCCTGGACATGAAAGATAAATCAGCGAGCTTGGAGGCTGAGATATGAGAAACCCATAATGACTTTTCGTCCTGAACCGAACCAGACACTGAAGCAGCAATAGGCTCTGGTTCAGAACCTCGAACAAGTGATCTAAGAGAGGAGAACTTGTCAGAGACATCTGCAGAGACAGAAGCGGCGATAACAGCTGCAGCAGCAACAAGTGGCCGTTGGATACTCCCAGACAAATAACTCATGATGGCCACAATCTAAATCCAAAACTAGCATAAAAGTCTCAATGCAATGGAAAGGACTCCTGTTATATAAGAAGAGAAATAGTAGTGTAAATATAAGTATACACACACACAAAACACATGTTGAAAACGCGTGTAAGACTACAAGATTGTTGGGACATGCTGTAAATTACCTGGAAGCAGAGCTTCCTTTTGATTCTTCAAACGAACTCGGGCTGTCAAGTAATGACAGCCCGACCACAATGTAGTAATTGCTTGGTCAGAGTCAAATCTCTCTTTACACGCGGCTCCTCTGCAAGAAATCGTTTCAAGTCAATCACATGTATACTTTAAATTAAACCAGCTCGAAGCTAACTGCTAAAAGAAAAGATTTACTATGATGTTGACACAAAAGGAAAGGAAAAGAAAAAAATTTTATGGTCTCTAAAATCATATGAGGATCCCACCTCCAACAATGAAAACAAAGCTATGATTTTTAGATGAAACATTCAAAGATAAATCACAATAATCTCCCAAAAATTAATAATGGGGTCAAATTGCTTGTTTCCCCCAATTTGTTGCAAAAAGGACCCACCAACCACGAGAAATCCCGAATTAATCGCATGGAGCACGACGTGGTGATTGCGACCACCACCCAACCCCATTCTACAGACGAAGCAGGACAATGATAATTCGATGGAAACCAAAAACTCATTTGTGATTTTAAAAAAAAAAGAAATCGAATTTCAGAAGATTAATCAATGTAAAACTGAAACGATAATGAGTAATGTTGTGATTTAGAGAGAGAGGGAGAAAGGAAGGAGAACTCACCGCAGAGAGAAACGGAGAAGAGGGAGATGAATCTTTTTCTTTTTCTTTCTCTTTCTTTCTTTCTTTCTGTGTTTAGGGCAACGATAATCCTTCGATATTCTCTTCAGATATATATATATATATACCGCCTTCAAATAGAACAAAAAAAAACTATTTATTGTTTTGTTTTCTCATAACAAGTTTAATTATAAAAACAATTTAATTTGATATAAAAACAAAGGCAAATCTCCAAAATAGCACTTTTCTAAGTTTATATCACAAAAATAGCATTCCAAAACTAAAATGACCAAAATAGCACATTTTTAAATTTATCCTCTGAAAATTTTAATTTTTTTATTTTTCAAAATTTGAAATCTTATCCCAAAACCTCATTTCTCAACTCTAAACCCTAAACCCTAAACCCTAAACTCTAAACCCTAAACTCTAAACCCTAAACTCTAAACCCTAAACTCTAAACCCTAAACTCTAAACCCTAAACTCTAAACCCTAAACTCTAAACCCTAAACTCTAAACCCTAAACTCTAAACCCTAAACCCTAAACCCTAAATCCTAAACGCCACCCTTTAACTCTAAACCCTAAGTTTGTGACTTTTGATAAAACATTAAGTGCTATTTTTGTGACTTTTGACCTTGAATGCTAGTTTGGGAACAAAAACTTGATTTAGTGCTATTTTTGTCTTTTTCTCTAAAAACAATTTAGTTATCTTGAAAAAAAAATATTAGTGTCTTTTTACAATTTATTTATTTGTTTCGTTCTTATGTTTATTTTGTAAAAGCTTTTATGGATCTGATAACTAGTAATATTTTACACCAAAAAAAACTAGTAATATTAGGCTAAAGGAGTGTAGTGAAATTTGTCAAGAAAGTTGTTTATTAGTATATGTAAGATTATATCGAATGTACTAACTTATTTTATTCTTTTTTATAGTGAAATTTCAAAATAAAAGAATAATGTTTTTTTTATAAGTCCTATTGACTGATCCGGTCGGTTCCGGGAGGAACGCGCATAATGGTACAAAGTGGACTAGCCTGAAAGCGTACCACACTGCCTGACCAATGTCACGGGGTGGACCAATCATTTTTTATGGCCCACCACGTAAATCATTTGGGCCGAAGCCCAAGCCCAGACTGACCAAGTAGTGATAATTTAATTCCAAGGAGAATCAAATTCATGACTGATGTGGGTACACACCAAACCCAAGAGATTGCCACTAGGCTACCACCACTTAGTTAAAACTGTTGTGTTACAAAAAAAACTGTTTATAGTGACTAACCTCATCCCGAAAGGCCCCATATATCCAGGAAATCCCGAAAGATTTAATTGGAGAGGTATAGTACCACAACGCTGACAGAGTATCGAACCTTCGACTTCTGTTAGTCGTCTGTGACTAACCCCACCCCGAAAGACCCCATATATCCAGGAAATTCCGAAAGATTTATTTGGAAAGGTATAGTACTACCACCACGTTGACAGAGTATCGAACCTTCGACTTTTGGTAGTCGTTCGTAAGAATCTCAAGGAACTACTAGGCCAACTTGAGATTTCAAAATAATGTTATTTA
Coding sequences within:
- the LOC106343824 gene encoding transmembrane protein 53, coding for MSYLSGSIQRPLVAAAAVIAASVSADVSDKFSSLRSLVRGSEPEPIAASVSGSVQDEKSLWVSHISASKLADLSFMSRIRLIVPNVNHLAPNPSCNLAPSVTSLPALRSAYQSAELAKASKPAAFTTGASLVVPDVSYKWHLPETGAVDLSGSSRCALEKNRTVVVLLGWLGSKQKHMKKYAEWYTSRGYHVITFTLPMNEIMSYQVGGKAEKNIESLVNHLADWLDEEQHKNLVFHTFSNTGWLTYGAILEKFQKQDSSLMGRVKGCIVDSAPVAAADPTVWASGFSAAFLKKNSVATKGSGSSSFESNMGARINFSEPKPAATETALLMILEKFFAVILNLPKVNRRLADVLETLSSSQPRCPQLYIYSSADRVIPAGQVESFIVEQRKAGHEVRACNFISSPHVDHFRSNPQLYTAELNHFMDNFVLACCNHSS